Proteins encoded together in one Terriglobus saanensis SP1PR4 window:
- a CDS encoding ATP-binding protein — protein MRFNKLKLSKYGSFDGCEMTFPQATRDFHFIAGRNEAGKSTAMAGVSDLLFGFSHAKSQDYKFDANLLRVGASLSHNGETLDCQRKRGKVGTLLDSSSQFVSEDRIIRMLQGSTRDSFRLGWSLSHQQLRDGGRSIAESRDDVGQAIFAAGSGLVGIAETVDALCSEAEQIWKKGATARRWNIAHRELVSAIQSVKENSIRPKDWQDALEKKELLELRRDELTTKRAHLRIEEKKHQRRWRLASNVRRFEELKTYLFNSTTKVLSLSDEREFYAAMEALATAHRAWDAAQARLHDLDAQFNALSRDAEIVELSNDISELLEKRGAVKQASDDLPRRRANLATKQLHISNILADVNLVSDAKIGELRKHLPSRQTVSAIRDKARKLDRLREAKRSANDRVVELKEEAESILSQGAETDEPVSLPSLRSAVGIARKQGKIDQELRAAEVSKKDAEKRLAALITKLAPWSGGIEDLLIVDVIADGVLESRRLQLEDAQRNVAEEKSAARKLADDREQKRISRASLVASGRAITAEEVRVARKMRTDSWQPLRNHLFAQELLADPKSSVSQYEDSILSADGLSDDRFLSAKSSAALEVLDAEIALLDLKIKQTDERFEEAERLVAELLVAWEKELSMRTLPSLDPLNLRDWITKRQAAVDQHATLLTDSEDVTRLKEERANALTSLRKVSQEMIPLEIQMFAEALEIAEARLEELEGQSRRFEQREKEKLDLAVATKLAVQKADLADKAFNESLAAFTASTSAAALPDDIDEATLDLYEELRSELDAALDLEHRIESMDADCTQFTLKVSELGARLAVTNSDPMDCLLIFDRRLTAAKIVETRAEHFSEQIAQLKDEIEVEAGHKEAAVASLLPIKKLLLEQDIESLKNLVEESTSIRGLQAEKEELAARIVLNGDGLPLETLLAEAEGAASDKDAAVEDGIAQQIADLDTQLTEAATDLGIAKESFRAIDKGDEAVKAAADVEIARANLALESEEFVFKKTQVILLEWLLEKQREADKSPLLSRASDIFKHLTLSRYDKLEVDSDGSTPRLLGVLADGASTVPLDAMSDGTKDQLYLSLRIAVIEQSVRSGVTLPFLADDLFINYDDDRARAGLEVLGDLSKVTQVLFFTHHDHLLEIAKDVFGAADMHHCQI, from the coding sequence ATGCGTTTCAATAAACTAAAGCTGTCCAAGTACGGAAGTTTTGATGGTTGCGAGATGACATTTCCTCAGGCAACCAGAGACTTTCATTTCATCGCGGGTCGAAACGAAGCCGGAAAGTCTACAGCAATGGCTGGCGTATCGGATTTACTTTTCGGGTTTTCGCATGCGAAATCACAAGATTACAAATTCGACGCAAATTTATTGCGGGTCGGGGCCTCTCTGAGTCATAACGGAGAAACGCTAGACTGCCAACGCAAGCGGGGTAAAGTTGGGACTTTGCTTGACTCCTCTAGCCAATTCGTCAGCGAAGACCGCATCATTCGGATGCTACAAGGAAGCACACGCGACTCTTTCCGCCTCGGATGGAGTCTAAGCCACCAACAGTTGCGTGATGGGGGGCGTTCAATTGCCGAATCACGTGATGATGTCGGCCAAGCAATTTTCGCGGCTGGCTCTGGGCTCGTGGGCATAGCTGAGACAGTCGACGCCCTGTGTTCGGAGGCTGAACAAATCTGGAAGAAAGGTGCGACAGCGCGCAGATGGAACATCGCCCATCGGGAACTAGTGAGCGCGATCCAGTCGGTGAAGGAAAACAGCATCCGCCCGAAAGACTGGCAGGATGCGCTAGAAAAGAAAGAGCTTCTAGAACTACGTCGGGATGAGTTGACGACAAAACGAGCCCATTTACGCATCGAGGAAAAGAAGCACCAACGGCGCTGGCGATTGGCTTCCAATGTTCGGCGCTTCGAAGAGCTAAAGACGTACCTCTTCAATAGCACGACGAAAGTTCTCTCTCTTTCTGATGAACGAGAGTTTTATGCAGCCATGGAAGCCCTTGCGACCGCACACAGAGCCTGGGACGCTGCGCAAGCACGTCTGCATGATCTGGACGCGCAATTTAACGCTCTGTCGAGAGATGCCGAGATCGTCGAACTGTCCAACGACATTTCGGAATTGCTGGAGAAGAGGGGAGCAGTGAAGCAGGCGTCTGACGATCTGCCGCGGAGGCGTGCGAATCTCGCGACGAAGCAATTACACATATCCAACATCTTGGCCGATGTGAATCTGGTTTCAGATGCCAAAATCGGCGAACTCAGGAAGCATCTACCGTCGCGTCAAACTGTGTCGGCCATCCGCGACAAAGCCAGAAAGCTCGATAGGCTGAGGGAAGCTAAACGCTCCGCAAACGATCGTGTAGTGGAACTGAAGGAAGAAGCTGAATCCATTCTGAGCCAGGGTGCCGAAACAGATGAGCCGGTGTCATTGCCGTCTTTGAGATCGGCTGTGGGCATTGCCAGAAAACAAGGAAAGATTGATCAAGAACTTCGCGCTGCCGAGGTCTCCAAGAAAGATGCCGAGAAACGTCTTGCAGCCCTGATCACGAAACTAGCTCCCTGGAGCGGTGGGATTGAGGATCTATTGATCGTCGATGTCATAGCTGACGGGGTGCTGGAATCGCGGCGACTGCAACTCGAAGACGCACAGCGCAATGTTGCTGAGGAGAAGTCGGCCGCCCGTAAATTAGCAGATGATCGGGAGCAAAAACGCATATCCCGTGCGTCACTTGTCGCTTCGGGGCGCGCAATAACTGCCGAGGAAGTACGTGTAGCCCGGAAGATGCGGACTGACTCCTGGCAACCACTTCGCAATCATCTCTTTGCTCAAGAACTTCTCGCAGACCCCAAATCTTCCGTCTCGCAGTACGAAGACTCGATCTTGTCGGCGGATGGGCTTTCCGACGACCGCTTCTTGTCAGCAAAGTCTTCTGCTGCTCTTGAAGTGCTGGACGCAGAAATTGCTCTACTGGATCTGAAGATCAAGCAGACTGACGAGCGCTTTGAAGAGGCTGAGAGGCTTGTTGCTGAGTTGCTTGTCGCGTGGGAAAAGGAACTCAGCATGAGAACCTTGCCTTCGTTGGACCCACTGAACCTACGAGACTGGATCACAAAACGACAGGCGGCAGTTGACCAGCACGCGACCTTGCTAACCGATTCGGAAGATGTCACACGTCTCAAAGAGGAAAGGGCAAACGCGCTGACTTCATTGCGGAAAGTCTCACAGGAGATGATCCCACTTGAAATACAAATGTTTGCGGAGGCATTAGAGATTGCAGAAGCTCGCTTGGAGGAGTTGGAAGGACAATCCCGCCGGTTCGAGCAGCGTGAGAAGGAGAAACTGGATTTAGCCGTTGCGACGAAACTTGCGGTACAAAAGGCCGACCTGGCGGACAAGGCCTTCAATGAAAGTCTCGCGGCGTTTACCGCGTCAACTTCTGCTGCGGCCTTACCCGACGATATCGACGAAGCGACGTTAGACTTGTATGAGGAATTGCGAAGCGAGTTGGATGCCGCTTTAGATCTCGAACATCGGATCGAGTCAATGGACGCGGATTGCACCCAATTCACTCTAAAAGTTTCCGAACTTGGCGCTCGGCTTGCCGTTACGAACAGCGATCCCATGGATTGCCTGCTTATATTCGATCGCCGTTTGACTGCCGCCAAAATCGTTGAGACTAGGGCCGAGCATTTTAGCGAGCAGATCGCTCAGCTTAAGGATGAAATTGAAGTTGAGGCTGGGCACAAAGAGGCGGCCGTCGCGAGTCTGCTACCAATTAAAAAGCTCTTGCTTGAACAGGACATAGAGAGTCTAAAAAACCTTGTTGAAGAGTCGACTTCCATCCGAGGGCTCCAAGCTGAGAAAGAAGAACTGGCAGCGCGAATTGTCCTGAATGGAGATGGGCTCCCTCTTGAAACACTTCTCGCCGAAGCTGAGGGGGCAGCGTCGGACAAAGACGCCGCAGTCGAAGATGGGATCGCGCAGCAGATTGCTGATCTCGACACACAACTAACGGAAGCTGCCACAGACCTAGGGATTGCCAAAGAATCCTTTCGAGCGATCGATAAGGGCGACGAAGCGGTAAAGGCGGCGGCTGACGTCGAAATCGCACGCGCAAATCTAGCTCTCGAATCAGAGGAGTTTGTCTTCAAGAAGACGCAAGTAATTCTGCTGGAGTGGTTGCTTGAGAAACAACGTGAAGCAGACAAGAGTCCTTTGTTGTCGAGAGCAAGCGATATATTCAAGCACCTGACATTAAGCCGTTACGACAAGCTTGAAGTGGATTCTGATGGCTCGACTCCAAGACTGTTAGGTGTCCTCGCGGACGGTGCGTCAACCGTCCCACTTGATGCTATGAGCGACGGTACGAAGGATCAGCTTTACCTGTCGCTTCGGATTGCCGTTATCGAGCAATCCGTGCGAAGCGGTGTAACGCTGCCGTTTCTCGCCGATGATCTGTTCATCAACTATGACGACGATCGAGCCCGCGCCGGTCTCGAAGTATTGGGTGATTTATCGAAAGTCACTCAAGTTCTTTTCTTCACGCATCATGACCATCTGCTTGAAATCGCCAAAGACGTTTTTGGCGCTGCCGACATGCACCATTGCCAGATCTAA